The stretch of DNA TGGCTGCCCGAACGCTTGCAAGGCGATCGCGTCCCGGAAGCGAACTTTTACTCCGGCAGTTTAAAAGACTGCATTGCAACCCTTTGGGGCAACCAGCGCGCTTTAGTATTCGGCATGGCGGCGGGGGCTGTCGTGCGCTTAATTGCGCCGCTACTGCGGGATAAAGCCACCGATCCGGCGGTTGTGGTTCTCGATCCGATGGGGAAGTTCGCTGTGAGTTTGTGCGGCGGGCATCAGGGCGGGGGCGATCGCCTCGCTGAGTTAATCGCGCGGCAGTTGGGCGCAACGACAGTAATAACGGGGGCTGCGGCGAGTTTGGGATTGCCGGGAGTTGATGTTTTGGGCGTTCCTTTCGGTTGGAGGAAGGGCGAGGGCGATTGGACGGCGGTGAGTGCGGCGATCGCGCGGGGCGAACAAGTGACAGTCTTTCAGCAAGCGGGTTCTCGCCTTTGGGAAAGCGCGATCGAGAATTCGCCCTTTACCTCGGAAGCGTTGGGGGGTTGCGAACTGCACATCACGCCGTACAAAGTCATAACGAGTTCGGATAAGGCTGTTTGGCATCCGCGCGTATTGTGGGTGGGGCTGGGGTGCGAACGGGGAACCTCGCGAGAGTTAATGGAGGTGGCGATCGCGCGGGTTTTTGAGGCGCATCAACTCGCAGAAGACGCGATCGCGGGGATTGCAACCCTCGATCTCAAAGCCGACGAAACGGGGCTATTGGAGTTGTGCGATCGCCGCAATTGGGCGCTTAAAACCTTTACTGCCGAAGAGTTGCGCGCCGTGACGACTCCTAACCCTTCCGCGATCGTCGAACGGGAAGTCGGAACCCCCAGCGTTGCGGAAGCGGCGGCGCTCCTCATCAGCCAACAAAACGCGCTTCTTGCCCCAAAACAAGTCTTTTCCGCTAAAAATGAGGTAAATCCCGGAACGGGAGCCGTTACGGTTGCTGTAGCGTTATCAAAACGCGAATATATCGGCAGGACGGGGCAACTTTGGTTAGTGGGAACCGGGCCGGGGGGACTCGAGCAAATGACACCCGCCGCCCAAACCGCGATCGCGTCGTCCGATGCAATTATCGGTTACTCGCTTTACCTCGATCTCATTCAGCCCTTGCACCATCCCGGGCAGATTTTCGAGTCTTTCCCCATCACCCAAGAACGAGAACGGGCGCAACGCGCGATCGAGTTAGCAGAATGGGGGTTATCGGTAGCGGTTGTATCTT from Oscillatoria sp. FACHB-1406 encodes:
- the cobJ gene encoding precorrin-3B C(17)-methyltransferase, which encodes MFNSYQDFQPIAAIATTPDAAVTLQRFCQESGASLWLPERLQGDRVPEANFYSGSLKDCIATLWGNQRALVFGMAAGAVVRLIAPLLRDKATDPAVVVLDPMGKFAVSLCGGHQGGGDRLAELIARQLGATTVITGAAASLGLPGVDVLGVPFGWRKGEGDWTAVSAAIARGEQVTVFQQAGSRLWESAIENSPFTSEALGGCELHITPYKVITSSDKAVWHPRVLWVGLGCERGTSRELMEVAIARVFEAHQLAEDAIAGIATLDLKADETGLLELCDRRNWALKTFTAEELRAVTTPNPSAIVEREVGTPSVAEAAALLISQQNALLAPKQVFSAKNEVNPGTGAVTVAVALSKREYIGRTGQLWLVGTGPGGLEQMTPAAQTAIASSDAIIGYSLYLDLIQPLHHPGQIFESFPITQERERAQRAIELAEWGLSVAVVSSGDCGIYGMAGLVFEELQARGWDGKTPQVQVLPGITALQAAASRVGAPLMHDFCAISLSDLLTPWDVIEKRLEAAARADFVTALYNPRSQKRTQQIVTARDIFLKYRDRKTPVAIVRSAYRPDEEIFQTTLAEMLDVPIDMLTTVIIGNSTTRFYNNWTITPRGYYK